A stretch of DNA from Oryza brachyantha chromosome 9, ObraRS2, whole genome shotgun sequence:
GAGAGCCACTGGTCCGTCCCGGGCGCGGCGTTCGCCAGCACCCACTTGAGCGCCGCCCACGAGTCGTCGTACGCGGCCGGGAGCGGGTGCTCCGGCGCGAGGCGGTAGTTCACCGACACGGCGAGGACGCCCGCCTTGGCCGCGAGCGTGTTGAGGTAGGCGTGGTAGATGGGCGTGAACGCCGACTCGACGACGAACGCGCCGCCGTGGAAGTAGAGCAGCACGGGCACCTTCGCCGTGGCGCGGAAGCTGGGGAGGTAGAGCCGCGCGCGGACATCGTTGGCAGGGTCAATGGCGACGTCCCTGGACGACACGCCGGTGAGCGCGTCCGCGGACGCCGCCACCACGTCGGTGCCCATGAGCCGCTTCACCCGCCCGCTCTTGTACTCGATCAAGAACGGGGAGAAGTCGAACTTGACCTGCGAGTTGGGGTCCCCAGCCAACGGCGGCACGCGCATCCcgcgcctccccgccggcgcgccgctgccgccgtgcgAGCAGAGGAGAAAAAGCAACAGAGGGAGCAAGATCCGCGAGGCCATAGccggggagagggagacaCACACTGCGGCGCTCA
This window harbors:
- the LOC102716064 gene encoding probable carboxylesterase 2 yields the protein MASRILLPLLLFLLCSHGGSGAPAGRRGMRVPPLAGDPNSQVKFDFSPFLIEYKSGRVKRLMGTDVVAASADALTGVSSRDVAIDPANDVRARLYLPSFRATAKVPVLLYFHGGAFVVESAFTPIYHAYLNTLAAKAGVLAVSVNYRLAPEHPLPAAYDDSWAALKWVLANAAPGTDQWLSQYGDLSRLFIAGDSAGGNIAHNLALRAGEEGLDGGARIKGMALLDPYFQGRSPVGADAMDPAYLQSAARTWSFICDGKYPIDHPYANPLALPASSWQHLGCSRVLVTVSGQDRLSPWQRSYYTTLRSSGWPGQAELYETPGEGHVYFLTKLSTPQAQAEMATLVNFINRN